TTTTGAGGAAATTGCCCTGCGGCGATGCGCTCCGCGTCCGGCGCGTAGTAATGATAAAAATCCGTTTCGGTGGCGTAATTCCCGAACGGATGTTGGCGGGCAAGAAAGACCAGCGTAAGGAGATGAATCAGGCAGAATAAAAGAGGCAACCAGCGTTTCATAAATCAAAAGGCAAAAGGCGAAAGGCAAAAATCAAAAGGGCGGAACTGATTTTATTTTGCCTTTTGAGATTTGCCTTTTGCCTTTTGATTTCTAAAGGTTTCCTTTCCTTTTCTCTTCCAGCATGTATTCCGACGCGCGCCAGGCCAGCGCCATAATCGTCAACGTCGGATTTTTATGCGTGCCCGAAGCAAACGCAGCGCCATCCATGACAAACAAATTCTTCACGTCCCAGGACTGATTGAACAGATTCAGCACCGATGTCTTGGCATCGCTGCCCATGTGAATCGTTCCCATTTCGTGAATCGAATGGCCGGCAATGCTTGGCTCTTTGGGCATTTGCACGTCAACGGCTTTGGCCGCGGCGAAGATTTCTTCGTACGTCTGGCGAATATATTTGAACATTGCGCGGTCATTGTCATGCAGTGGGCTTTGAATCCTGAGCACCGGAATTCCCCATTTGTCTTTCACGTTTGGATCGAGTTCGACGAACTTATCCGGCGCAGGCAGCATTTCTCCATGACAGGCCAGCGTCACGCGCGCGCCCGTCCATTTGCGGACTTCTTTTTTGAAAGCTTCGCCAAAGCCCGGCATTCGCTTCGGATTTTTGTCCGGTCGCATGCGCAATCGCGACGATGGTTCGATCTGGAAGCCGCGAACGAAGTCCCGCTTTTCGTTCGGTCGGAAATATCCGAACCACGGAATGACGATGTGCGAACCGCCGATGCCGTCTCCGGCTTCGCGCGGTTGCCAGAACAGTTCGGGGAAATACGCCTGCGCATCAACGTCCAGATGTTCAATGAAGTTTTTGCCGATCAAGCCGCTGGAATTGGCGATGCCGGAACCGAGCATCAGCCGCGTGCTTTCCAGCGTTCCGCAGGCAATGATCACGGCGCGCGCGGCAATATCGCGCGTTTTCCCTGTGGTTTTGTCAATGTAACTGACGCCCGAAGCCATGCCTTTTTTGTTGGTATTGACCTTGTGCGCCATCGCGTTGGTGATGAGCGTGAATGTCTTCGGATACTTTTTCATCAGCGGATCAACTTGCCGAAACGCCGCGTTGTAAAACGAATGCGTCTCGCAACCATCCGGGCATTCGGCGCAATAGTGGCAATGCCTGTAACCGTTGTAATCTTTTGTCAGCATTGCGCGGCGCACGTTGATCGCAGGAATCCCTGCTTTTTTCGCGGCGCGTTTGATGATCCAATCCGAACATTTCAGATTGACCGGCGGCAGGAAGTTTTCACTGTCGGGCAGATCGGGATGACTTTCCTTCTGTCCGCAAACGCCCATAAAAATTTCGGCTTTGTCGTAATATGGCGCGATGTCTTTGTAATCAATCGGCCAATCCAGCCCTTGCCCGTCACGCGAACGCATCTTGAAATCGGCTTCGTTGAACCGGTTGGCGAATCGTCCCCAGAACATCGTGCGACCGCCAACGTTGCGCGCACGCATCCATTCGTACGGCAATTTTTCCGGTGTGGTGTACGGTTCGTCTTTCGTCGGGCCGTACATCGAATACTTCTGTTTGAATTCGTCGCTGCGCGAAAGCTCCGTTTTTAAGCCCCGATGTTCGTCGTCATAGGGAAACGGGTCGTGGTAGGGGAAATCAACCATATGTTTTCTGAGCGGCCCGGTTTCCAGCATGGCCACGTTTAGCCCGGCATTTACCAACACCCAGGCAGCGGTTCCTCCGGCAGCGCCCGAACCGACGATGACCACGTCGTAAACCGGTTGTT
This region of Acidobacteriota bacterium genomic DNA includes:
- a CDS encoding GMC family oxidoreductase, giving the protein MLGQQRTVRRQQPVYDVVIVGSGAAGGTAAWVLVNAGLNVAMLETGPLRKHMVDFPYHDPFPYDDEHRGLKTELSRSDEFKQKYSMYGPTKDEPYTTPEKLPYEWMRARNVGGRTMFWGRFANRFNEADFKMRSRDGQGLDWPIDYKDIAPYYDKAEIFMGVCGQKESHPDLPDSENFLPPVNLKCSDWIIKRAAKKAGIPAINVRRAMLTKDYNGYRHCHYCAECPDGCETHSFYNAAFRQVDPLMKKYPKTFTLITNAMAHKVNTNKKGMASGVSYIDKTTGKTRDIAARAVIIACGTLESTRLMLGSGIANSSGLIGKNFIEHLDVDAQAYFPELFWQPREAGDGIGGSHIVIPWFGYFRPNEKRDFVRGFQIEPSSRLRMRPDKNPKRMPGFGEAFKKEVRKWTGARVTLACHGEMLPAPDKFVELDPNVKDKWGIPVLRIQSPLHDNDRAMFKYIRQTYEEIFAAAKAVDVQMPKEPSIAGHSIHEMGTIHMGSDAKTSVLNLFNQSWDVKNLFVMDGAAFASGTHKNPTLTIMALAWRASEYMLEEKRKGNL